In Halanaeroarchaeum sp. HSR-CO, one DNA window encodes the following:
- a CDS encoding winged helix-turn-helix transcriptional regulator, which translates to MKLVYPTDFEILGFLAEEGRNNAVNIAVGLDRDRSYINTRLRTLADKDLVERVGPAERSGLYEISERGEAAVEYEEAYRAEDVDFDAVIEDAVDGE; encoded by the coding sequence ATGAAACTGGTCTACCCTACCGACTTCGAGATCCTGGGCTTTCTGGCCGAGGAGGGGCGGAACAACGCCGTGAACATCGCGGTCGGCCTGGACCGCGACCGGTCGTACATCAACACGCGCCTGCGCACGCTCGCGGACAAGGACCTCGTCGAGCGGGTCGGCCCGGCCGAGCGAAGCGGCCTCTACGAGATCAGCGAGCGCGGCGAGGCGGCGGTCGAGTACGAGGAGGCCTACCGCGCGGAGGACGTGGATTTCGATGCGGTCATCGAAGACGCTGTTGACGGAGAATGA